A stretch of Mytilus edulis chromosome 11, xbMytEdul2.2, whole genome shotgun sequence DNA encodes these proteins:
- the LOC139494348 gene encoding uncharacterized protein: MQALNPLPSDTTLVSMDVTSLYTNIPHADGIDACKEVWNSRPVKYPPTECLVKMLTLVLKKNNLTFDGDHYLQVNGTAMGTKMAPSYANIFMGKLEKQLLETSIEKPLSWFRFIDDVDMKWNKSDEDLDTFITHANNIHPSIKFTHEKSKSKIAFLDTSSSLTEGIISTDLYSKPTDTHQYLSPKSCHPAHLTKSIPYSQALRVKRICSNTETTKRQLRQLETRLKKRGYKHRNIKKKLSESGVNSEE; this comes from the coding sequence ATGCAGGCCTTAAATCCACTCCCCTCCGACACGACTCTTGTTTCCATGGATGTCACCTCCCTCTACACTAATATTCCACATGCAGATGGCATCGATGCATGTAAAGAAGTTTGGAATTCCAGACCAGTGAAATATCCACCTACCGAATGCCTGGTCAAAATGCTCACGCTGGTACTTAAGAAAAACAACTTGACTTTTGATGGAGATCATTATTTGCAAGTAAATGGAACTGCCATGGGCACAAAAATGGCTCcgtcatatgccaacatatttatgggcAAATTAGAGAAACAACTCCTTGAAACTTCCatcgaaaaaccgctttcctggtTTAGATTTATAGATGATGTAGATATGAAATGGAATAAAAGCGACGAGGATTTAGATACTTTTATCACTCATGCCAACAACATACATCCTagtatcaaatttactcatgagAAGTCTAAATCCAAAATCGCCTTCCTCGATACTTCAAGTTCGCTCACAGAGGGCATCATATCTACAGATTTATATTCTAAACCTACTGACACTCATCAATATTTGTcccctaaaagttgccatcctgcTCATCTTACCAAGAGCATCCCATACAGTCAGGCACTTAGAGTCAAGCGAATATGTTCCAACACAGAAACAACTAAAAGACAACTACGTCAACTTGAAACTCGCTTGAAGAAAAGGGGCTACAAAcacagaaatatcaaaaaaaagcTTTCAGAAAGCGGAGTCAATTCCGAGGAGTGA
- the LOC139494349 gene encoding zinc finger protein 862-like, with amino-acid sequence MPSTNRMKRKREEENEKQAAKCRKLLSFFQSTKEANVCGTTHEHDESVHELVETEMQTQRETLPVIATPTRERHNSGHSSNFNKKWKEGRPWLKCDEEITHDGISFESMYCIICIKWNTKSLNGSTIWNKEGCQSFRLDKIKSHETSCMHKQAISMEIKDQTTVTDTLSHQNDKEFAALEDAQKVLYFLISHSLPHTTLFKPLVELCVELGAKNLPYLNKGQNASYTGHSIVNEFLSCQAEVVENKVKNEINTSQSYGVMIDEYTDISGRKHLALVGKYIHLGSSRLSFLQDIQIPNGTADTIYSSIKSYLNDKAGLKLHKLTSFASDGPTVMLGKKNGVATQLKRENESVVTVHCMNHRLQLAVSKTFTTFRKIEKTDELLKGLFKYYHYSTVKSGSLDALQTLLREMNELETVNNLVVTKATSEESISYYGDSDISFLAEHFKLNEEEALLEWNEIKQIFKEEREKCSARYMLSTLSKKSPMLGDTFPNINFLLSGGFANDNLFNQCNNIFIYMT; translated from the exons ATGCCATCAACAAATCGGATGAAGCGAAAACGTGAGGAAGAAAATGAGAAACAGGCCGCAAAATGCAGAAAgcttttatcattttttcaaag cacCAAAGAGGCAAATGTTTGTGGCACTactcatgaacatgatgaatcaGTCCATGAATTAGTTGAAACAGAAATGCAAACTCAAAG aGAAACATTGCCTGTTATTGCAACTCCAACTAGGGAAAGACATAATTCTGGGCAcagttcaaattttaataaaaaatggaaAGAGGGGAGGCCATGGCTGAAGTGTGATGAAGAAATAACTCATGATGGAATATCATTTGAATCCATGTAttgtataatttgtataaaatgGAACACTAAAAGTTTAAATGGATCAACAATTTGGAACAAAGAAGGCTGCCAAAGCTTCAGACTAGATAAAATTAAAAGTCATGAAACATCATGTATGCACAAGCAAGCAATATCTATGGAAATTAAGGATCAAACAACTGTTACAGACACCTTATCTCATCAAAATGACAAAGAGTTTGCAGCATTAGAAGATGCtcaaaaagttttatattttcttattagCCACAGCCTACCACATACCACTCTTTTTAAACCTTTAGTTGAATTGTGTGTTGAACTTGGAGCCAAAAACTTACCGTACTTGAATAAAGGTCAAAATGCATCCTACACAGGACATTCCATAGTAAATGAATTTTTATCCTGCCAGGCTGAAGTTGTTGagaataaagttaaaaatgaaattaacactAGTCAGTCCTATGGTGTCATGATTGATGAGTATACCGACATTAGTGGTCGTAAACATCTTGCATTAGTTGGCAAATACATACATCTTGGTAGTTCAAGACTTTCATTTTTACAAGACATTCAAATTCCAAATGGAACTGCAGATACAATCTACTCTTCAATTAAATCATACTTGAATGACAAGGCTGGTTTGAAATTACACAAGTTGACATCATTTGCTAGTGATGGACCAACAGTTATGTTGGGTAAAAAAAATGGTGTTGCCACACAATTAAAAAGGGAAAATGAAAGCGTTGTTACAGTTCATTGTATGAATCATAGACTGCAATTAGCAGTATCAAAAACATTTACCACctttagaaaaatagaaaaaacagATGAACTTTTAAAAGGGTTGTTTAAGTACTATCATTACAGTACAGTAAAATCAGGCAGTCTTGATGCACTTCAAACACTTCTTAGGGAGATGAATGAACTTGAAACTGTAAATAATTTGGTGGTTACAAAGGCTACTTCTGAAGAGTCAATTTCTTATTATGGGGATTCTGACATAAGTTTTTTAGCTGAACATTTCAAATTGAATGAAGAGGAAGCATTATTAGAAtggaatgaaattaaacaaattttcaaagaagaaaGAGAAAAATGCTCTGCAAGATATATGCTTTCAACATTGTCAAAAAAATCACCTATGTTGGGTGATACTTTTCCTAACATTAACTTTTTACTGTCAGGAGGATTTGCCAATGACAATTTATTTAACCAatgcaataatatttttatatatatgacatag